The following coding sequences lie in one Apium graveolens cultivar Ventura chromosome 1, ASM990537v1, whole genome shotgun sequence genomic window:
- the LOC141663691 gene encoding putative purine permease 11 isoform X2 has protein sequence MAGNEAPILVHHGTSSDQLPLSKFKRWHWWLLVTTNIFFLLAGQCAAVLLGRYYYDKGGNSKWLATLVQTAAFPILLVPLLFIPSSQKPSTESTSSSIAFISFIYVILGVVIAGDNMLYSVGLLYLSASTYSLICATQLAFNAIFSYFINSQKFTTLIFNSVVVLSLSASLIAINDDSSGPSGLSKWKYALGFLTTLAASALYSLLLSLMQLTFQRVLKKETFAVVLEMQVYTSVVATCVATIGLFASGEWRTLHGEMNGFTAGSTSYIMTLIGTAVSWQICSVGVVGLIFVVSSLFSNVISTLSLALTPIASVIVFHDKMNGVKIIAMLMAIWGFATYIYQNYLDDLKTRKLHAENTDRYYQSSNC, from the coding sequence ATGGCAGGTAATGAAGCTCCAATTTTGGTGCACCATGGAACTTCATCAGATCAATTGCCTCTAAGCAAATTTAAACGTTGGCACTGGTGGCTTTTGGTTACAACCAACATTTTCTTTCTTCTGGCTGGTCAATGCGCTGCTGTTCTTCTGGGGAGATACTACTATGATAAAGGGGGAAACAGTAAATGGCTGGCTACACTTGTCCAAACTGCTGCCTTTCCTATACTTCTAGTCCCGCTACTTTTTATCCCTTCCTCTCAGAAGCCTTCAACTGAATCCACATCATCTTCCATTGCTTTTATATCATTTATATATGTCATCCTCGGTGTAGTGATTGCAGGAGACAACATGCTGTATTCTGTTGGACTACTATACTTGTCTGCTTCTACTTACTCATTGATTTGTGCTACACAATTAGCCTTCAATGCGATCTTCTCTTACTTCATAAATTCTCAGAAATTTACGACCCTAATCTTTAATTCTGTCGTGGTTCTTTCCTTATCCGCTTCTTTAATTGCTATCAACGATGATTCTAGTGGACCGTCAGGCCTTTCTAAATGGAAGTATGCCCTTGGATTCCTTACAACTTTAGCTGCCTCAGCACTTTACTCTCTTTTGTTATCCCTTATGCAACTTACATTCCAGAGGGTTCTAAAGAAAGAAACATTTGCTGTAGTTTTGGAAATGCAAGTCTATACATCAGTTGTTGCTACATGTGTTGCAACTATTGGCCTTTTTGCAAGTGGTGAATGGAGGACCTTGCATGGAGAAATGAATGGTTTCACTGCAGGAAGTACATCTTATATTATGACTTTAATTGGTACGGCTGTTTCATGGCAGATATGCTCTGTTGGTGTTGTGGGGTTGATTTTTGTGGTTTCGTCGTTGTTCTCCAATGTTATCAGTACACTCTCGTTAGCGCTTACTCCTATTGCTTCCGTGATAGTCTTTCATGATAAAATGAATGGTGTAAAGATAATTGCGATGCTAATGGCTATATGGGGATTTGCAACTTATATCTATCAGAACTACCTCGACGATCTTAAGACAAGGAAACTTCATGCTGAGAATACTGACAGATATTATCAATCTTCAAACTGCTAA
- the LOC141663691 gene encoding putative purine permease 11 isoform X1 encodes MSGNEAPILVHHGTSSDQLPLSKFKRWHWWLLVTTNIFFLLAGQCAAVLLGRYYYDKGGNSKWLATLVQTAAFPILLVPLLFIPSSQKPSTESTSSSIAFISFIYVILGVVIAGDNMLYSVGLLYLSASTYSLICATQLAFNAIFSYFINSQKFTTLIFNSVVVLSLSASLIAINDDSSGPSGLSKWKYALGFLTTLAASALYSLLLSLMQLTFQRVLKKETFAVVLEMQVYTSVVATCVATIGLFASGEWRTLHGEMNGFTAGSTSYIMTLIGTAVSWQICSVGVVGLIFVVSSLFSNVISTLSLALTPIASVIVFHDKMNGVKIIAMLMAIWGFATYIYQNYLDDLKTRKLHAENTDRYYQSSNC; translated from the coding sequence GTAATGAAGCTCCAATTTTGGTGCACCATGGAACTTCATCAGATCAATTGCCTCTAAGCAAATTTAAACGTTGGCACTGGTGGCTTTTGGTTACAACCAACATTTTCTTTCTTCTGGCTGGTCAATGCGCTGCTGTTCTTCTGGGGAGATACTACTATGATAAAGGGGGAAACAGTAAATGGCTGGCTACACTTGTCCAAACTGCTGCCTTTCCTATACTTCTAGTCCCGCTACTTTTTATCCCTTCCTCTCAGAAGCCTTCAACTGAATCCACATCATCTTCCATTGCTTTTATATCATTTATATATGTCATCCTCGGTGTAGTGATTGCAGGAGACAACATGCTGTATTCTGTTGGACTACTATACTTGTCTGCTTCTACTTACTCATTGATTTGTGCTACACAATTAGCCTTCAATGCGATCTTCTCTTACTTCATAAATTCTCAGAAATTTACGACCCTAATCTTTAATTCTGTCGTGGTTCTTTCCTTATCCGCTTCTTTAATTGCTATCAACGATGATTCTAGTGGACCGTCAGGCCTTTCTAAATGGAAGTATGCCCTTGGATTCCTTACAACTTTAGCTGCCTCAGCACTTTACTCTCTTTTGTTATCCCTTATGCAACTTACATTCCAGAGGGTTCTAAAGAAAGAAACATTTGCTGTAGTTTTGGAAATGCAAGTCTATACATCAGTTGTTGCTACATGTGTTGCAACTATTGGCCTTTTTGCAAGTGGTGAATGGAGGACCTTGCATGGAGAAATGAATGGTTTCACTGCAGGAAGTACATCTTATATTATGACTTTAATTGGTACGGCTGTTTCATGGCAGATATGCTCTGTTGGTGTTGTGGGGTTGATTTTTGTGGTTTCGTCGTTGTTCTCCAATGTTATCAGTACACTCTCGTTAGCGCTTACTCCTATTGCTTCCGTGATAGTCTTTCATGATAAAATGAATGGTGTAAAGATAATTGCGATGCTAATGGCTATATGGGGATTTGCAACTTATATCTATCAGAACTACCTCGACGATCTTAAGACAAGGAAACTTCATGCTGAGAATACTGACAGATATTATCAATCTTCAAACTGCTAA